The following coding sequences are from one Lolium rigidum isolate FL_2022 chromosome 6, APGP_CSIRO_Lrig_0.1, whole genome shotgun sequence window:
- the LOC124659957 gene encoding villin-3 isoform X2, which yields MAISMREVDPAFQGAGQKDGLEIWRVEKLQAVPVPRESHGKFFTGDSYIILKTTAIKNGSFRQDIHYWLGKDTSQDEAGTAAIKTVELDAALGGRAVQYREVQGNETEKFLSYFKPCIIPEEGGVASGFRHAEVNQREHVTRLFVCRGKHTVHVKEVPFARSSLNHDDIFILDTESKIFQFNGSNSSIQERAKALEVVQYLKDTNHEGKCDVGAVEDGKLMADADAGEFWGLFGGFAPLPRKTFAELNGVDTAFPPKLLCVNKGQAVSVDCEVLTKALLDSTKCYLLDCGCEIYVWMGRETALEDRKRAGLAAEELLRDGNRPKSHIVRLMEGFETVIFRSKFNKWPKKAEAVVSDESRGKVAALLKRQGFNSKVTAKAAPVKEEPQPLIDCTGNLQVWRVNDSEKTFLSFSEQCKFYSGDCYIFQYSYPGDDGEECLIGTWFGKRSIQEERTAATSLANTMIESLKFQAVLVRLYEGKESIEFFPIFQNLVIFKGGASTGYKKFVSENGIQDDTYSENGVGLFRIQGSGPDSMQAIQVDTAAPSLNSSYCYILHDGDTVFTWIGNLSSSVDQDLAERQLDVIKPNLQSRMLKEGSEYDQFWKLLGIKSEYPSQKIARDQESDSHLFCCTFSKGVLKVREIFNYTQDDMMSEDIFILDCHSCVFIWVGQHVDTKVRAQALNMGEKFLELDILMENVSRETPLYVINEGSEPQYFTRFFTWDSAKSAMRGNSFERRLSVLKDGVKPRRDKPKRRPITSSHTGRSSVPDKSQRRSTSFSPDRVRVRGRSPAFNALAANFENSNARNLSTPPPVARKSFSKSSPDPVKPPQRAASIAAMSASFERPRQTLIPKSIKASPDANKPQSEASKPKSEVNAKESSTPAAKDGQTVTPTIQEDVKEGQPEDEEGLPVFPYDRLRTSSTNPATDIDQSRRETYLSSMEFREKFGMAKEAFAKLPKWKQNRLKIALQLF from the exons ATGGCGATTTCAATGAGGGAAGTGGATCCTGCCTTTCAAGGGGCTGGTCAAAAGGA CGGACTAGAAATATGGCGGGTTGAAAAGTTGCAAGCGGTTCCTGTTCCCAGAGAATCACATGGGAAGTTTTTCACAGGAGATTCCTACATTATACTGAAG ACAACTGCCATTAAAAATGGTTCTTTCCGGCAAGATATCCATTATTGGCTTGGTAAAGATACCAGTCAG GATGAGGCTGGTACAGCTGCAATCAAGACTGTGGAACTAGATGCTGCTCTTGGTGGACGTGCAGTTCAATACCGTGAAGTACAGGGAAATGAGACCGAGAAATTTCTTTCATACTTCAAACCCTGTATTATACCAGAGGAAGGTGGAGTTGCATCTGGTTTCAGGCATGCCGAAGTCAATCAGCGGGAGCATGTAACACGATTATTTGTCTGTAGAGGAAAGCATACAGTCCATGTGAAAGAG GTTCCCTTTGCACGATCATCACTCAACCATGACGACATATTTATTTTAGATACCGAGTCCAAGATATTCCAATTCAATGGATCGAATTCTAGTATTCAGGAGAGGGCTAAAGCCCTTGAGGTTGTGCAATATCTCAAAGACACTAACCATGAAGGAAAATGTGATGTAGGTGCAGTTG AGGATGGAAAGTTGATGGCAGATGCTGATGCTGGTGAATTCTGGGGTCTCTTTGGTGGATTTGCTCCTCTGCCAAGAAAGACCTTTGCGGAGCTTAATGGAGTAGATACTGCTTTCCCTCCGAAGCTGCTCTG TGTAAATAAGGGTCAAGCAGTTTCTGTTGACTGTGAAGTTCTAACGAAAGCACTGCTAGATTCAACAAAATGCTACCTTCTGGACTGTGGATGTGAAATTTATGTCTGGATGGGTAGAGAAACAGCGCTCGAAGATAGGAAACGAGCAGGATTGGCCGCTGAG GAATTACTTCGTGACGGAAATCGACCAAAATCTCACATTGTTCGTCTCATGGAAGGATTTGAGACAGTCATATTCCGATCAAAGTTTAATAAATGGCCCAAGAAAGCCGAGGCAGTTGTGTCAGATGAGAGCAGAGGAAAAGTTGCAG CCCTACTTAAACGGCAGGGATTTAATTCTAAGGTTACAGCAAAAGCTGCTCCTGTGAAGGAAGAGCCTCAGCCTCTGATTGACTGCACAGGAAATTTACAG GTTTGGCGCGTAAATGACAGTGAAAAGACTTTCCTTTCATTCTCCGAACAATGCAAATTCTACAGTGGAGATTGTTATATCTTCCAATATAGTTACCCTGGTGATGATGGGGAGGAATGTCTTATCGGTACTTGGTTTGGAAAAAGGAGTATTCAG GAGGAGAGGACTGCAGCCACTTCACTTGCTAATACGATGATTGAGTCTTTGAAATTCCAGGCAGTTCTG GTTCGCCTTTATGAAGGAAAGGAGTCCATTGAATTTTTCccaatatttcagaatttggttATATTCAAG GGTGGTGCTAGTACTGGGTATAAAAAGTTTGTCTCAGAAAATGGCATTCAAGATGATACATATTCAGAAAATGGGGTTGGACTCTTCCGGATTCAAGGCTCAGGACCAGATAGTATGCAAGCAATTCAAGTTGATACG GCGGCACCATCCCTGAACTCTTCTTATTGTTACATACTACATGATGGAGATACGGTATTTACTTGGATTGGGAACCTAAGTTCATCAGTGGACCAAGATCTAGCTGAGAGGCAGCTAGATGTGATCAAG CCAAATCTTCAGTCAAGAATGCTGAAGGAAGGATCAGAATATGATCAGTTTTGGAAATTACTTGGAATCAAGTCCGAGTACCCCAGCCAGAAGATTGCACGAGATCAAGAAAGTGACTCTCATTTGTTCTGTTGTACTTTTTCAAAAG GAGTGCTTAAG GTTAGAGAGATATTCAACTACACACAAGATGATATGATGTCGGAGGACATATTTATTTTGGACTGTCATTCATGTGTCTTTATATGGGTTGGACAACACGTGGACACAAAAGTACGAGCACAAGCTTTGAACATGGGAGAG AAATTTCTAGAACTTGATATTCTAATGGAAAACGTATCCCGGGAAACACCACTTTACGTCATCAATGAAGGAAGCGAGCCCCAATATTTCACCAGATTCTTCACATGGGACTCTGCAAAGTCAGCT ATGCGTGGTAACTCTTTTGAAAGAAGGCTGTCTGTATTAAAGGATGGAGTAAAACCAAGAAGAGAT AAACCTAAAAGAAGACCAATAACATCATCGCACACCGGAAGATCAAGCGTGCCTGATAAATCTCAGCGGAGAAGTACATCTTTTAGTCCTGACCGTGTAAGAGTTAGAGGAAGATCACCAGCATTCAATGCGTTGGCTGCCAACTTCGAGAATTCAAATGCCCGAAATCTATCAACCCCTCCACCAGTTGCTAGAAAATCATTTTCGAAGTCCTCCCCTGACCCTGTAAAGCCACCCCAGAGAGCTGCTTCAATTGCTGCAATGTCTGCATCTTTCGAGCGGCCTAGACAAACCCTGATACCAAAGTCAATTAAAG CGAGTCCTGATGCAAACAAACCACAATCCGAAGCAAGCAAACCTAAATCAGAGGTAAACGCCAAGGAGAGTAGTACCCCTGCTGCGAAGGATGGGCAAACTGTAACTCCAACGATACAGGAAGATGTAAAGGAGGGTCAGCCAGAAGATGAGGAAGGGCTTCCTGTATTTCCATATGACCGCCTGAGGACATCTTCCACTAATCCTGCCACAGACATTGATCAATCCAGGCGTGAG ACGTACCTATCTTCGATGGAGTTCAGGGAGAAGTTTGGCATGGCGAAGGAGGCTTTCGCAAAGTTACCAAAGTGGAAGCAGAATAGGCTCAAGATCGCACTGCAGCTGTTTTAA
- the LOC124659957 gene encoding villin-3 isoform X1, with amino-acid sequence MAAAPPGSATKHTFSSLLKQKSLRTSPPPKSRATMAISMREVDPAFQGAGQKDGLEIWRVEKLQAVPVPRESHGKFFTGDSYIILKTTAIKNGSFRQDIHYWLGKDTSQDEAGTAAIKTVELDAALGGRAVQYREVQGNETEKFLSYFKPCIIPEEGGVASGFRHAEVNQREHVTRLFVCRGKHTVHVKEVPFARSSLNHDDIFILDTESKIFQFNGSNSSIQERAKALEVVQYLKDTNHEGKCDVGAVEDGKLMADADAGEFWGLFGGFAPLPRKTFAELNGVDTAFPPKLLCVNKGQAVSVDCEVLTKALLDSTKCYLLDCGCEIYVWMGRETALEDRKRAGLAAEELLRDGNRPKSHIVRLMEGFETVIFRSKFNKWPKKAEAVVSDESRGKVAALLKRQGFNSKVTAKAAPVKEEPQPLIDCTGNLQVWRVNDSEKTFLSFSEQCKFYSGDCYIFQYSYPGDDGEECLIGTWFGKRSIQEERTAATSLANTMIESLKFQAVLVRLYEGKESIEFFPIFQNLVIFKGGASTGYKKFVSENGIQDDTYSENGVGLFRIQGSGPDSMQAIQVDTAAPSLNSSYCYILHDGDTVFTWIGNLSSSVDQDLAERQLDVIKPNLQSRMLKEGSEYDQFWKLLGIKSEYPSQKIARDQESDSHLFCCTFSKGVLKVREIFNYTQDDMMSEDIFILDCHSCVFIWVGQHVDTKVRAQALNMGEKFLELDILMENVSRETPLYVINEGSEPQYFTRFFTWDSAKSAMRGNSFERRLSVLKDGVKPRRDKPKRRPITSSHTGRSSVPDKSQRRSTSFSPDRVRVRGRSPAFNALAANFENSNARNLSTPPPVARKSFSKSSPDPVKPPQRAASIAAMSASFERPRQTLIPKSIKASPDANKPQSEASKPKSEVNAKESSTPAAKDGQTVTPTIQEDVKEGQPEDEEGLPVFPYDRLRTSSTNPATDIDQSRRETYLSSMEFREKFGMAKEAFAKLPKWKQNRLKIALQLF; translated from the exons atggccgccgcgccgccggggTCCGCCACCAAG CACACCTTCTCTTCGCTCTTGAAGCAAAAGTCACTCAGGACTAGTCCGCCACCAAAATCCAGGGCTACTATGGCGATTTCAATGAGGGAAGTGGATCCTGCCTTTCAAGGGGCTGGTCAAAAGGA CGGACTAGAAATATGGCGGGTTGAAAAGTTGCAAGCGGTTCCTGTTCCCAGAGAATCACATGGGAAGTTTTTCACAGGAGATTCCTACATTATACTGAAG ACAACTGCCATTAAAAATGGTTCTTTCCGGCAAGATATCCATTATTGGCTTGGTAAAGATACCAGTCAG GATGAGGCTGGTACAGCTGCAATCAAGACTGTGGAACTAGATGCTGCTCTTGGTGGACGTGCAGTTCAATACCGTGAAGTACAGGGAAATGAGACCGAGAAATTTCTTTCATACTTCAAACCCTGTATTATACCAGAGGAAGGTGGAGTTGCATCTGGTTTCAGGCATGCCGAAGTCAATCAGCGGGAGCATGTAACACGATTATTTGTCTGTAGAGGAAAGCATACAGTCCATGTGAAAGAG GTTCCCTTTGCACGATCATCACTCAACCATGACGACATATTTATTTTAGATACCGAGTCCAAGATATTCCAATTCAATGGATCGAATTCTAGTATTCAGGAGAGGGCTAAAGCCCTTGAGGTTGTGCAATATCTCAAAGACACTAACCATGAAGGAAAATGTGATGTAGGTGCAGTTG AGGATGGAAAGTTGATGGCAGATGCTGATGCTGGTGAATTCTGGGGTCTCTTTGGTGGATTTGCTCCTCTGCCAAGAAAGACCTTTGCGGAGCTTAATGGAGTAGATACTGCTTTCCCTCCGAAGCTGCTCTG TGTAAATAAGGGTCAAGCAGTTTCTGTTGACTGTGAAGTTCTAACGAAAGCACTGCTAGATTCAACAAAATGCTACCTTCTGGACTGTGGATGTGAAATTTATGTCTGGATGGGTAGAGAAACAGCGCTCGAAGATAGGAAACGAGCAGGATTGGCCGCTGAG GAATTACTTCGTGACGGAAATCGACCAAAATCTCACATTGTTCGTCTCATGGAAGGATTTGAGACAGTCATATTCCGATCAAAGTTTAATAAATGGCCCAAGAAAGCCGAGGCAGTTGTGTCAGATGAGAGCAGAGGAAAAGTTGCAG CCCTACTTAAACGGCAGGGATTTAATTCTAAGGTTACAGCAAAAGCTGCTCCTGTGAAGGAAGAGCCTCAGCCTCTGATTGACTGCACAGGAAATTTACAG GTTTGGCGCGTAAATGACAGTGAAAAGACTTTCCTTTCATTCTCCGAACAATGCAAATTCTACAGTGGAGATTGTTATATCTTCCAATATAGTTACCCTGGTGATGATGGGGAGGAATGTCTTATCGGTACTTGGTTTGGAAAAAGGAGTATTCAG GAGGAGAGGACTGCAGCCACTTCACTTGCTAATACGATGATTGAGTCTTTGAAATTCCAGGCAGTTCTG GTTCGCCTTTATGAAGGAAAGGAGTCCATTGAATTTTTCccaatatttcagaatttggttATATTCAAG GGTGGTGCTAGTACTGGGTATAAAAAGTTTGTCTCAGAAAATGGCATTCAAGATGATACATATTCAGAAAATGGGGTTGGACTCTTCCGGATTCAAGGCTCAGGACCAGATAGTATGCAAGCAATTCAAGTTGATACG GCGGCACCATCCCTGAACTCTTCTTATTGTTACATACTACATGATGGAGATACGGTATTTACTTGGATTGGGAACCTAAGTTCATCAGTGGACCAAGATCTAGCTGAGAGGCAGCTAGATGTGATCAAG CCAAATCTTCAGTCAAGAATGCTGAAGGAAGGATCAGAATATGATCAGTTTTGGAAATTACTTGGAATCAAGTCCGAGTACCCCAGCCAGAAGATTGCACGAGATCAAGAAAGTGACTCTCATTTGTTCTGTTGTACTTTTTCAAAAG GAGTGCTTAAG GTTAGAGAGATATTCAACTACACACAAGATGATATGATGTCGGAGGACATATTTATTTTGGACTGTCATTCATGTGTCTTTATATGGGTTGGACAACACGTGGACACAAAAGTACGAGCACAAGCTTTGAACATGGGAGAG AAATTTCTAGAACTTGATATTCTAATGGAAAACGTATCCCGGGAAACACCACTTTACGTCATCAATGAAGGAAGCGAGCCCCAATATTTCACCAGATTCTTCACATGGGACTCTGCAAAGTCAGCT ATGCGTGGTAACTCTTTTGAAAGAAGGCTGTCTGTATTAAAGGATGGAGTAAAACCAAGAAGAGAT AAACCTAAAAGAAGACCAATAACATCATCGCACACCGGAAGATCAAGCGTGCCTGATAAATCTCAGCGGAGAAGTACATCTTTTAGTCCTGACCGTGTAAGAGTTAGAGGAAGATCACCAGCATTCAATGCGTTGGCTGCCAACTTCGAGAATTCAAATGCCCGAAATCTATCAACCCCTCCACCAGTTGCTAGAAAATCATTTTCGAAGTCCTCCCCTGACCCTGTAAAGCCACCCCAGAGAGCTGCTTCAATTGCTGCAATGTCTGCATCTTTCGAGCGGCCTAGACAAACCCTGATACCAAAGTCAATTAAAG CGAGTCCTGATGCAAACAAACCACAATCCGAAGCAAGCAAACCTAAATCAGAGGTAAACGCCAAGGAGAGTAGTACCCCTGCTGCGAAGGATGGGCAAACTGTAACTCCAACGATACAGGAAGATGTAAAGGAGGGTCAGCCAGAAGATGAGGAAGGGCTTCCTGTATTTCCATATGACCGCCTGAGGACATCTTCCACTAATCCTGCCACAGACATTGATCAATCCAGGCGTGAG ACGTACCTATCTTCGATGGAGTTCAGGGAGAAGTTTGGCATGGCGAAGGAGGCTTTCGCAAAGTTACCAAAGTGGAAGCAGAATAGGCTCAAGATCGCACTGCAGCTGTTTTAA
- the LOC124667506 gene encoding malignant T-cell-amplified sequence 1 homolog, translating into MFKKFSSEDISGQNQVKASVQRRIRQSIAEEYPLLEPLLEDMLPKKSPMIVVKCQNHLNLVVVNNVPLFFNIRDGPYMPTLRLLHQYPEIMKKFQVDRGAIKFVLSGANIMCPGLTSPGGALDNEVDEETPVAIMAEGKQHALAIGFTKMSAKDISTINKGIGVDNMHYLNDGLWKMERLE; encoded by the exons ATGTTCAAGAA ATTTTCTTCGGAAGACATATCCGGGCAGAATCAGGTCAAGGCGTCTGTACAGCGGAGGATCCGGCAGAGCATCGCGGAGGAG TACCCTCTCCTCGAGCCTTTGCTAGAGGACATGCTTCCGAAGAAGTCACCGATGATTGTGGTTAAATG CCAAAACCATCTGAATCTTGTGGTGGTCAATAATGTCCCTCTCTTCTTCAACATCCGTGATGGTCCGTACATGCCGACCCTGCGGCTTCTTCATCAGT ATCCCGAGATCATGAAGAAATTCCAAGTGGACAGAGGTGCTATCAAGTTTGTTCTCTCTGGTGCCAACATTATGTGCCCTGGACTGACATCGCCTGGTGGTGCGTTGGACAATGAAGTCGATGAGGAAACACCAGTG GCTATAATGGCTGAAGGCAAACAGCACGCGTTGGCGATTGGATTTACAAAGATGTCAGCGAAAGACAT AAGCACCATCAACAAAGGAATTGGAGTTGACAACATGCACTATTTAAATGATGGCCTGTGGAAG ATGGAGCGTCTTGAATAA